In Oncorhynchus nerka isolate Pitt River linkage group LG21, Oner_Uvic_2.0, whole genome shotgun sequence, the genomic window ctctggtgtgataccaggttgcttgactgagtaaaactcttgcCACATTGCTCACAGCTATATGGctgctctcctgtgtgtgttctctggtgtgatagcAGGTTGCgtgactgagtaaaactcttgcCACACTGGTCACAGAtataaggcttctcccctgtgtgtgttctctggtgctcTTTAAGGCGTTCTCCCCGAGAAAAGTTTTTCCCACATTGCTCACAGCTATATGGctgctctcctgtgtgtattctctggtgtgataccaggttgcttgactgagtaaaactcttgccacactgatcacagctgtaTGGctgctctcctgtgtgtgttctctggtgtgataccaGGTTGCTTGCCTGAGTAAAACTCTTGCCACACTGTTCACAGCTGTAAGGCTTATCtcttgtgtgtgttctctggtgtgtttTCAGATTACTTGaatgagtaaaactcttcccacattgattacagctataaggcttctctcctgtgtgtactcgCTGGTGATTTTTAAGTTCGGATGAAGATTTGAAAcgtttcccacagtcagagcagcagtgtgatttctttcctgtgtgtctctgctggtgtttcttgaggtgttctgatctggagagactcttctctgcctcttcagcatcatgttgttgagactccccagaggatccacgatggtcacatctctctcctgtgtgaaagTCAGATAGTCAATGTAGTGAATGTTTTTACAAACTTTGACAAATGTTTTCTAAGTCCTGTTGGTCCTGTTGTCTTGTTGGTCCACCAGCCAGTGTAGCAGGCAGATGAAAGAAAATACACGCCGCTGATTTTCTACCAAATATGTTTTTGCAATGACTGACCACACCAATAATCACAACAACAAGAAATGAATGAGCAGCTTGGCAATGTTTGTAAAACAAGAAATGTAAGCATGAAGTAATGTGGTAAATTGCTCCTTGTAAATCACATTTTTGTGACAAGAGTCTTTTAACCAATGTGTTCAAATAATTAATTTAAATACAATAGTAATGATGAATAGTTGTACAAGTGAACATCAAGAATCACCAAAGTGCCTCCATatcacaacacatcactacacaccacactgtcctgcCAGATAAACTGCTGACTTATTATTATAGTTCAGGGCTCTACGCTGACATGTGTTCCTAAgtgtatatactgaacaaaaaaataaacgcaacatggaaagtgttggtcccatgtttcatgcggga contains:
- the LOC115123602 gene encoding zinc finger protein 239-like; protein product: MSSINYSPLDKEEVCWTEKEALVKEEEEEEDVTVKKEGEAVTMKEEEKDVSVKEEEDAFRVKEEEDVTVKEEEAEKEEGAVFEVKEEKERRLTEESGDLITTRERCDHRGSSGESQQHDAEEAEKSLSRSEHLKKHQQRHTGKKSHCCSDCGKRFKSSSELKNHQRVHTGEKPYSCNQCGKSFTHSSNLKTHQRTHTRDKPYSCEQCGKSFTQASNLVSHQRTHTGEQPYSCDQCGKSFTQSSNLVSHQRIHTGEQPYSCEQCGKNFSRGERLKEHQRTHTGEKPYICDQCGKSFTQSRNLLSHQRTHTGEQPYSCEQCGKSFTQSSNLVSHQRTHTGEQPYSCEQCGKSFSRIEHLKGHQRTHTGEKPYSCNQCGKSFTQSNSLNRHQRTHT